DNA from Bacilli bacterium:
CTTGCTTTGGATATGGACGGGACGCTGTTAAATAAACGGAAAATCGTAACCGATACGGTTAAGCAGGCTATCAGGAGCCTGCTTGTCAATGGGACTTATGTGACGCTGGCTTCCGGCAGGTTTCCCGCCTCGGTTTGGCTGCATGGCAAATATTTGGGGTTGAATGCGCCGCTTGTTGCCCTGAATGGAGCGGTATTGCTCAATCAGGTGGACGGCGCGGTGCTGCACGCTTCCCCGTTGCCGCAAGAAATTGCCGTCCGCATCGCGGAATTTGCCGAGCAAGAACAAACCTACGTGCATTTTTACGGGTACAACACCTTATTTGTTGAAGAATTGAACGAGATGAATGCGGCTTGGCCGCTCGCAAATGTCGTTGTTTCACCGGATCTCGAGCTGACCGAAAGCAATTACCGCGGCCAGGTCCATATGATTCAGGTGAATCCGGTCGGCAGATTGCCGATTTTTTTGCGGAATTACACGGGTCCCATCTATAAAGCGACAATCATCGATCAAAATCCGGATAAGGTTGACATAATGTGCGCGTCGCTATCGCAATGGCCGGAAATAGCGGTTTTTCGAACCGGCCGCAAAAGATTCGACATTAATTTGCAACATGTGAGCAAACGATCCTGTTTGGAAAAGTTATGCGCCGATTTGCGGATTGAGCGCAAGGAAGTAGCCGCCATCGGCGATTTTGACAACGACATCGACATGCTGAGCTGGGCGGGGCTTGGCATCTGCATGGGCAACGGAAACGAAAGCACAAAAAGGGCGGCGGATGACACGACCGCATCCAACGAAGAAAACGGCGTTGCCGTTGCCATTCGGAAACACTTTGCGATTTAGCGGGACAGGAGGAGAAGATGATGAAAGCCGGATTGCAAGTTCCCAGTTTCATTACGGAGGAAAAATTAATTGAATTGCATCGCCAAATGTGGGTGATTCGTTATCTGGACGAGAAAGTGGACGAATTTTTCGCCAAAGGATTAATTCATGGGACGACGCATTTGTGCGTCGGGCAGGAAGCGACGGCGGCAGGGGCGTGCGCGGTGCTGAATGAAAGCGACAAAATCACGAGCACGCATCGCGGGCATGGGCATTGCATCGCCAAGGGAGCGGATCCCGCCCGCATGATGGCCGAATTGTTCGGCAGGGAGACGGGATATTGCAAAGGCAAAGGCGGCTCGATGCACATCGCCGATCTCGATAAAGGGAACCTGGGCGCCAACGGCATCGTTGGCGGGGGCATTCCGATTGCCGTGGGCGCGGCTTTGACCTCGAAAATGAAAAATTTGGGATACGTTGTGGTCTGCTTTTTCGGAGATGGCGCCACGAATGAAGGAAGCTTCCATGAAGCGCTGAATTTGGCTTCCATCTGGCGTTTGCCGGTTGTGTTTTTCTGCGAAAATAATCAGTACGGCATGTCCGGTTCGGTCAAGGAAATGTTCAATATCGAGCATATTGCCACGCGCGCCGCTTCCTACGGGATCCCCGGAAAGGTCATTGACGGCAACGACTTGCTGGAAGTGATCAATACAACGCACGAGGCCGTTGAAAGAGCGCGGGGGGGCGAAGGCCCGACCCTGATCGAGGCGAAAACGTACCGCTATAAAGGACACTCCAAGAGCGACGCGAAAAAATACCGCACGCGCGAGGAAGAAATGGATTGGCGCAAAAACCGGGATCCGATCGACCGGTTCGCCCGGGTTTTGGAGGAGGCGGGCATTGCCAGCAAGGAACAACTGGAGGAAATCAGGGTCAGCGCGTTTAAGGAAATCGAAGATGCGGTGAAATTTGCTGAGCAGAGCCCGATGCCGGCATTGGAATCCTTACTGGACGACGTTTACATTTGACGATGGGGGTGTTGACAATGAGAGAAATCAGCTATCTGGAAGCTGTTAGAGAAGCGATGACGCAAAAAATGCTTGAAAGTGACGACGTGTTTATTATGGGTGAAGATATCGGCGTGTATGGCGGAGCATTCGGTGTGACCCGCGGCATGATCGAACAATTTGGCCCGGAACGCGTGCGCATTACGCCGATTTCGGAATGCGGAATTACCGGTGCGGCCGTCGGGGCCGCGTTGACGGGGATGCGGCCGATATTGGAACTGCAATTTTCCGATTTTATCACCATTGCAACCGACCAAATTGTCAACCAGGCGGCGAAAATCCGCTATATGTACGGCGGAAAAGGCAATGTGCCGATGGTTGTGCGCACGCCGGCCGGATCCGGCACGGGCGCGGCGGCGCAGCACTCGCAAAGCCTGGAAGCGTGGATGGCGCATATTCCCGGCTTGAAGGTCGTGCAGCCGTCGACCGCGTACGATGCGAAAGGGCTCTTGATAGCGGCTATCGAGGACAACAATCCCGTTATTTTTTATGAGCATAAATTGCTGTACCGAACAAGCGGGCCCGTCCCGGAACAGATGTACTCCATACCGCTGGGCAAAGCCGATATCAAAAGGGAAGGCACCGATGTGACGGTGATCGCGACCGCCGTAATGGTGCATAAAGCGCTGGAGGCGGCAGTGGAGCTGGAAAAAGAAGGAATCAGCATCGAGATTGTCGACCCCAGAACGTTGGTTCCTTTGGACGAAGAAACGATTGTTTCTTCAGTCAAAAAGACCGGGCGTGTCGTCGTTGTTCACGAAGCGGTCAAACGCGGCGGCTTCGGCGGAGAAATCGCCGCAATGATAGCGGAAAGCGAAGCGTTTGACTATCTGGATGCCCCGGTGCAGCGGCTTGGCGGATTGCCTGTGCCGATACCGTATAATCCCGAATTGGAAAAACATGCGATTCCGCAAGTAAAAGACATCATCCGTTCCGTCAAGGCAACACTAAATCGGGCATAGGGGGAAGTGATCGAATTGGCCACGGAAGTTTTTATGCCCAAGCTGAGTATGACGATGGAAGTCGGAACAATCGTGCAGTGGTTCAAAGAGGAAGGCGATTCGATTGAAGCGGGCGAACCTCTGCTCGAAGTGCTGACCGATAAAATCGCCATTGAAGTGGAGGCGTATGTGTCGGGTGTTCTGCTCAAGCGATATTACGGCAACGATGCGGTCGTTCCGGTGAACAGCGTGATCGGCTATATTGGCGAAGCCGGCGAAAATGTTCCGGATGAGCCGCCTGCCGCCGGCGGAACACAACAGGAAAAGGAAACGGTTGAAGCTGTGGCGGAAGGTGAACAGGCAAGCGAAGAGAAACATCCGGATGCCGCGCAAGGCCCCGTGCGGGCAACGCCAGCCGCCAGGAAGGCGGCGCGGGATGCCGGCATCAGGCTGGCCGACGTTGTCGGAACCGGCCCGAACGGCCGCATTCAACGCGACGATGTGCTGAAGTTAACGGCGCAAAATGCGTCCGCCGATCCGGAAACCGGACCCAAAGCGACGCCGCTGGCCCGCAAAATTGCCGCGGCGGAACAAATCGACCTTGGGCAGATCAGCGGGACCGGAGCAAACGGCAAAATCGTTCGCGCCGATTTGCCGCTCTCAAGCGAGGCGGCTGCGCCTGCCATGCAAAAATTCGAAGGCGTCCGCAAAATCATCGGCCAGCGGATGGCGCAAAGCGCGTTCACCGCGCCGCACGTCACGCTGCACAGCGAAGTGGATATGAACGAAGCGGTTAAGCTGCGCACCAAACTGTTGCCGCTCGTGGAACAGGCGACCGGGCTCAGATTGTCTTATATGGAACTCATTGTGAAAGCAGTCGCGTTGGCTTTGCGAAAACATCCCGATATCAACGTTTCGCTTGATGGCGATTATATCCGTTTCCATCAGGACGTGCACATCGGTATGGCGGTCGCCCGCGAAGAAGGGCTGATCGTGCCGGTCATCCGCAACGCGGACAAAAAGAGGCTTACCGAACTGGTCGAAACTTGCAAATCCCTCGCCAAGCTGGCGCGGGAAAACAAACTCGCCGCGGACCAAATTACCGGAGGCACGTTTACGATCAGCAATCTGGGCATGTATGCGGTTGACGCGTTCACACCGATTATCAATCAACCCGAGTCCGCCATACTGGGCGTGGGAAGAATAACGGAAAAAGCCGTAGGCGTAAACGGAGCGATCGAGCTGCGTCCGATGATGGCGCTCAGTTTGTCGTTCGACCATCGGGTCATCGACGGTGCGCCGGCGGCGGCTTTCCTGACCAGCTTGAAAAAAATTCTGGAAAATCCATATGAATTGCTGCTGTAGAGTGGCTTTCGCTAGAAGGCGGGGGGAACAACTTGAAGACTTTCGATGTGGTTGTAATCGGCGGAGGTCCAGGGGGCTACGTCGCTGCCATTGAAGCGGCCAAACATGGGCTGACCGTCGCGCTTGTGGAAAAAGATCAACTGGGCGGAACATGCCTGAATCGGGGCTGCATTCCGTCAAAGACGCTGCTGCGTTTTGCGGAGGCCGCCGAATTAATCGCCAAAGCCGAAAAATGGGGCATCCATGCAGGCAAGCCCGAATTTGACGTCGGCAAAATGATGGCGCAAAAAAACCAGGTGATCGAACGGCTGCGCGGCGGAGTAGCTTCGTTATTGCGGGCGGGAAAAATCGAGCACGTCCGCGGATTGGGGACCGTGCGCCCGGATCGGACGATCCTCGTCAATCAGGACGGAACGGAGGTGATTCTGCAGGCGCGGAATGTGATTTTGGCGACGGGCTCGGTTCCGTCTTTGCCCCCGATTAAAGGGCTGGAACAGGCAAAAGTGCAAACCAGCGACACCATTTTCGACATGGAACGCATCGTAAAATCGCTTGTGATTGTCGGCGGGGGTGTGATCGGCGTCGAATTTGCCTGCATTTATTCCGCGTTCGGCGCGGAAGTGACGCTTGTGGAGATGGCCGAGCGCCTCATCCCGTCCGAAGATGCGGATGCGGCCCGCGTTTTAACCCAGGCGTTGAAAAAAAATCGAGTGCGCATCATCACCGGGGCAAAGGTCGAAGAAGTTCGGGAGAACGGCGGGCAAAAAGAAGTTCTGGTTCAGACCGGCCAATCGACGCAAACGCTGGTTGCCGAAGAGATTCTTGTCGCTTCGGGCAGAAAAGCAAACTGGAATGGGCTTGAACAGCTTGATTTGCCCAAAAATCGCAATGTTGTGCAAGTAAACGAATATTTGGAGACCGGCATCAAAGGGATTTATGCCGTTGGCGATTTGATCGGAGGCTGGCAGCTCGCCCACGTCGCAAGCGCGGAGGGTACGGTTGCGGCGGCGAATATCGCCGGGAAAAGGCGCAAGATGAATTATCGCGTCGTCCCCCGCTGCATCTATTCGCATCCCGAGATTGCGAGCGTCGGCATTTCGCTCGAAGAAGCAAACCGTCAAGGTTACAAGGCGCGAACGGAAGTATTCCGCCTTTCGGCCAACGGCAAAGCATTGGCGATGGATGAAACGGACGGGTTCGTGAAATTGATCGTTGATGAAAAATACGGCGAAGTTTTGGGCGCGGTTATGGTTGGACCGCATGTGACGGAGATGATCTCCGAAGTGTCCGCCTTTATTGCTTTGGAAGGCACGATCGAGGAGATGGCCAGCATGATCCATCCGCACCCGACCATTTCGGAATCGTTAATGGAAGCGGCAGGACTATTGGATAAGACTGCCCGACACAATTAAAACAGGATATGTAAAAGGGTTCGACAAGAACCCTTTTTATGTTAAAATAGTAAAAGTGCCAAATTTGTTATTTTTAGAGGATGATAGCGATGCTGCCACTGGATGAAAAGAAGCAAATCGTCAAGATTTGCAAACTTTATTATATGGAATCTTGGACCCAGGAACGTATCGCCGCCAAATATGGCGTATCCCGACCGGTTATCTCCAAATTGCTCCAGCGTGCGCGCGATGAAGGCATCGTGCAAATTACAATCCATGACGATACGTTGCAAATCGCCGAATTGGAAAGAGAGATTGAGCAAAAATTCGAGCTCGATCAAGTTTTTGTGGTGTCGATAGGAGATATGGCGCCGGATCTCGCTATGTCCGAGGTGGGCAAAAGCGCGGTCGGCTTCATTATGAAGCTTGTCCGCAATGCACGCCGGATCGGGGTTTCATGGGGCATGACGCTGCACCAGATTATCCGGGAAATTCCTTACGAAGAACAGAAGGACGTGCGAATTATTCCTTTGATCGGCGGAATGGGAAGAGACCGGATTGAGCTGCACTCGAATCAATTGGCCTATGAAATGTCCAAAAAGCTTGGCGGCAAGTGCGAATCCCTGTACGCCCCCGCGATAGTC
Protein-coding regions in this window:
- a CDS encoding dihydrolipoamide acetyltransferase family protein, producing MATEVFMPKLSMTMEVGTIVQWFKEEGDSIEAGEPLLEVLTDKIAIEVEAYVSGVLLKRYYGNDAVVPVNSVIGYIGEAGENVPDEPPAAGGTQQEKETVEAVAEGEQASEEKHPDAAQGPVRATPAARKAARDAGIRLADVVGTGPNGRIQRDDVLKLTAQNASADPETGPKATPLARKIAAAEQIDLGQISGTGANGKIVRADLPLSSEAAAPAMQKFEGVRKIIGQRMAQSAFTAPHVTLHSEVDMNEAVKLRTKLLPLVEQATGLRLSYMELIVKAVALALRKHPDINVSLDGDYIRFHQDVHIGMAVAREEGLIVPVIRNADKKRLTELVETCKSLAKLARENKLAADQITGGTFTISNLGMYAVDAFTPIINQPESAILGVGRITEKAVGVNGAIELRPMMALSLSFDHRVIDGAPAAAFLTSLKKILENPYELLL
- a CDS encoding thiamine pyrophosphate-dependent dehydrogenase E1 component subunit alpha; the protein is MKAGLQVPSFITEEKLIELHRQMWVIRYLDEKVDEFFAKGLIHGTTHLCVGQEATAAGACAVLNESDKITSTHRGHGHCIAKGADPARMMAELFGRETGYCKGKGGSMHIADLDKGNLGANGIVGGGIPIAVGAALTSKMKNLGYVVVCFFGDGATNEGSFHEALNLASIWRLPVVFFCENNQYGMSGSVKEMFNIEHIATRAASYGIPGKVIDGNDLLEVINTTHEAVERARGGEGPTLIEAKTYRYKGHSKSDAKKYRTREEEMDWRKNRDPIDRFARVLEEAGIASKEQLEEIRVSAFKEIEDAVKFAEQSPMPALESLLDDVYI
- a CDS encoding Cof-type HAD-IIB family hydrolase, coding for MYRLLALDMDGTLLNKRKIVTDTVKQAIRSLLVNGTYVTLASGRFPASVWLHGKYLGLNAPLVALNGAVLLNQVDGAVLHASPLPQEIAVRIAEFAEQEQTYVHFYGYNTLFVEELNEMNAAWPLANVVVSPDLELTESNYRGQVHMIQVNPVGRLPIFLRNYTGPIYKATIIDQNPDKVDIMCASLSQWPEIAVFRTGRKRFDINLQHVSKRSCLEKLCADLRIERKEVAAIGDFDNDIDMLSWAGLGICMGNGNESTKRAADDTTASNEENGVAVAIRKHFAI
- a CDS encoding sugar-binding transcriptional regulator — encoded protein: MLPLDEKKQIVKICKLYYMESWTQERIAAKYGVSRPVISKLLQRARDEGIVQITIHDDTLQIAELEREIEQKFELDQVFVVSIGDMAPDLAMSEVGKSAVGFIMKLVRNARRIGVSWGMTLHQIIREIPYEEQKDVRIIPLIGGMGRDRIELHSNQLAYEMSKKLGGKCESLYAPAIVESKDLRDALVKSPNIASVIAEGAKADLALVGIGNPYESSTMVEIGYLGQKELLELKKAGVVADVNSRFIKSDGSISASDINNKVIGIELEQLTQIGKVVGIAVGMHKLESILATLKGHYLDVLITDDKTAAALVQRMRSEA
- a CDS encoding alpha-ketoacid dehydrogenase subunit beta, yielding MREISYLEAVREAMTQKMLESDDVFIMGEDIGVYGGAFGVTRGMIEQFGPERVRITPISECGITGAAVGAALTGMRPILELQFSDFITIATDQIVNQAAKIRYMYGGKGNVPMVVRTPAGSGTGAAAQHSQSLEAWMAHIPGLKVVQPSTAYDAKGLLIAAIEDNNPVIFYEHKLLYRTSGPVPEQMYSIPLGKADIKREGTDVTVIATAVMVHKALEAAVELEKEGISIEIVDPRTLVPLDEETIVSSVKKTGRVVVVHEAVKRGGFGGEIAAMIAESEAFDYLDAPVQRLGGLPVPIPYNPELEKHAIPQVKDIIRSVKATLNRA
- the lpdA gene encoding dihydrolipoyl dehydrogenase; the protein is MKTFDVVVIGGGPGGYVAAIEAAKHGLTVALVEKDQLGGTCLNRGCIPSKTLLRFAEAAELIAKAEKWGIHAGKPEFDVGKMMAQKNQVIERLRGGVASLLRAGKIEHVRGLGTVRPDRTILVNQDGTEVILQARNVILATGSVPSLPPIKGLEQAKVQTSDTIFDMERIVKSLVIVGGGVIGVEFACIYSAFGAEVTLVEMAERLIPSEDADAARVLTQALKKNRVRIITGAKVEEVRENGGQKEVLVQTGQSTQTLVAEEILVASGRKANWNGLEQLDLPKNRNVVQVNEYLETGIKGIYAVGDLIGGWQLAHVASAEGTVAAANIAGKRRKMNYRVVPRCIYSHPEIASVGISLEEANRQGYKARTEVFRLSANGKALAMDETDGFVKLIVDEKYGEVLGAVMVGPHVTEMISEVSAFIALEGTIEEMASMIHPHPTISESLMEAAGLLDKTARHN